In Babylonia areolata isolate BAREFJ2019XMU chromosome 19, ASM4173473v1, whole genome shotgun sequence, a single window of DNA contains:
- the LOC143293497 gene encoding apoptosis regulator R1-like isoform X2, which translates to MYITNNNNNCDSVMDVDSSRSVAEDYIRYRLERNGLSWQNGQRDVTPNEIQRAMRALGDEFESRFSQTFDDMINQLHITPDTAYQTFRTIVHEIFSDGVNWGRIVALFGFGGKLAVRCVQQSMPQLVNSIVDWVSVYVDTTLRPWISANNGWAGFLEFYEGGPEKRTKDSWPSFKTICSYAAAGLGILTLGAFLSQKS; encoded by the exons ATGTAcatcactaacaacaataacaactgcgATAGTGTCATGGATGTGGACAGTTCTCGTTCTGTGGCGGAAGACTACATCCGCTACCGCCTCGAGAGAAATGGCCTTTCGTGGcaaaatggacagagagacgtAACGCCCAACGAAATTCAAAGAGCCATGAGAGCTCTGGGCGACGAATTCGAGAGCAGGTTCAGCCAGACTTTCGATGATATGATCAACCAGCTGCACATCACCCCGGACACAGCCTATCAAACCTTCAGAACTATTGTGCACGAGATTTTCAGTGATGGTGTCAATTGGGGAAGGATTGTGGCTCTGTTCGGCTTTGGGGGCAAACTTGCGGTGCGATGTGTCCAACAGTCTATGCCGCAGCTTGTCAATTCTATCGTCGATTGGGTGTCTGTCTACGTGGATACGACACTCAGACCATGGATATCAGCAAATAACGGATGG GCGGGCTTCCTGGAGTTCTACGAGGGGGGTCCTGAGAAACGTACCAAGGACTCGTGGCCGTCCTTCAAGACCATCTGCAGTTACGCGGCCGCCGGGTTGGGCATATTGACTTTGGGAGCCTTCCTTTCGCAGAAATCCTAG
- the LOC143293497 gene encoding bcl-2-like protein 2 isoform X1, with the protein MDSTFQRNHLSGSPLKFYWSPNCIPQGRGTTRLDREASQGVVADCNKNSVSGSLVDERTATPRCVVDNMYITNNNNNCDSVMDVDSSRSVAEDYIRYRLERNGLSWQNGQRDVTPNEIQRAMRALGDEFESRFSQTFDDMINQLHITPDTAYQTFRTIVHEIFSDGVNWGRIVALFGFGGKLAVRCVQQSMPQLVNSIVDWVSVYVDTTLRPWISANNGWAGFLEFYEGGPEKRTKDSWPSFKTICSYAAAGLGILTLGAFLSQKS; encoded by the exons CACAGGGCCGGGGTACGACGAGGCTGGATCGTGAGGCGAGCCAAGGCGTAGTCGCCGACTGCAACAAGAACAGTGTCAGCGGCTCTCTTGTGGACGAAAGGACTGCGACTCCACGATGCGTTGTCGACAACATGTAcatcactaacaacaataacaactgcgATAGTGTCATGGATGTGGACAGTTCTCGTTCTGTGGCGGAAGACTACATCCGCTACCGCCTCGAGAGAAATGGCCTTTCGTGGcaaaatggacagagagacgtAACGCCCAACGAAATTCAAAGAGCCATGAGAGCTCTGGGCGACGAATTCGAGAGCAGGTTCAGCCAGACTTTCGATGATATGATCAACCAGCTGCACATCACCCCGGACACAGCCTATCAAACCTTCAGAACTATTGTGCACGAGATTTTCAGTGATGGTGTCAATTGGGGAAGGATTGTGGCTCTGTTCGGCTTTGGGGGCAAACTTGCGGTGCGATGTGTCCAACAGTCTATGCCGCAGCTTGTCAATTCTATCGTCGATTGGGTGTCTGTCTACGTGGATACGACACTCAGACCATGGATATCAGCAAATAACGGATGG GCGGGCTTCCTGGAGTTCTACGAGGGGGGTCCTGAGAAACGTACCAAGGACTCGTGGCCGTCCTTCAAGACCATCTGCAGTTACGCGGCCGCCGGGTTGGGCATATTGACTTTGGGAGCCTTCCTTTCGCAGAAATCCTAG